From one Lolium rigidum isolate FL_2022 chromosome 4, APGP_CSIRO_Lrig_0.1, whole genome shotgun sequence genomic stretch:
- the LOC124705534 gene encoding WD repeat-containing protein 91 homolog: MENLQYAEELVREFLVFRGFTSTLQAYEAELSTEIGRSFEVDKILDLVFSVYIPKYQLDRLLSLFSFFKQCFTSPTDTVHYTALVKLEQSILRYYVVSALKSGRQEKVVEFFSASGNYLMQNREDWLPWFAIPYIKNPGLDPQFRMYFSKEWSDTLVLSFRNFLSGIFSGTRIPALMKISTEKNTIKCLKSDIKQLNSKLSELQALLEVKEDELSSLKRNDSSAEFRHKNLLKTTTAGSSLEGQNISGVYEESSTSSRTGQGLDSQTSSSAKSSTRDGELHGSFQMSNADDEQVLVTEEDFPEVKVGFQETFLGHNSSISSCRFSASGTNIASSSTDGTVRIWTYDSSTPSSKNATIYCGAEVSTLSWECRSDRLLLIGTANGGIKAWNADAKRVVCDLSTSKDFPSVLDLKCSPVDPVFVSAAASRRHGSTIFDRTGFASLTVWHMKTWKPLTVLPLGEDPPAITSVCFNHNGKILAASATDGMIHMFDMSAGLQITGWPAHDSPVSSVLFGPAETSIFSLGADGKIFEWSLHNQGQILWSRDCSRFCNPESFSKRMHEVALDSNGKRLLATSGLVRAPIYQVQGHESGLRTLPHSAPVTSVDWHPTLPIYVTGSADHSVRVTSIL; this comes from the exons ATGGAGAACTTGCAGTATGCGGAAGAACTCGTGAGGGAGTTTCTCGTGTTCAGGGGTTTCACAAGTACGCTGCAAGCTTACGAGGCAGAATTGTCCACCGAGATTGGCAGGAGCTTTGAAGTAGACAAGATACTAGACCTAGTGTTCTCAGTGTATATACCCAAGTACCAACTGGATAGACTGCTAAGCCTCTTTAGCTTCTTTAAGCAATGTTTCACTTCACCTACGGACACGGTGCATTACACGGCGCTCGTTAAACTGGAGCAATCAATATTGCGGTATTACGTCGTCAGTGCTTTGAAATCTGGAAGGCAAGAAAAAGTCGTTGAATTCTTCAGCGCAAGTGGCAATTATCTGATGCAAAATCGTGAAGATTGGCTACCATGGTTTG CTATACCATATATTAAAAACCCAGGCTTGGATCCTCAGTTCCGTATGTACTTCTCCAAAGAATGGTCAGATACCTTGGTTCTTTCATTTCGGAACTTTTTGAGCGGGATATTCAGTGGTACTC GAATCCCGGCTCTTATGAAGATTAGCACTGAAAAGAATACCATCAAATGCCTCAAGAGTGACATAAAACAACTGAATAGCAAATTGTCAGAGCTACAAGCGCTGTTAGAGGTGAAGGAAGATGAACTTTCTTCGTTGAAAAG GAATGATAGCAGCGCTGAGTTCAGACACAAGAATTTACTCAAGACTACTACAGCTGGCTCCTCTCTTGAGGGACAAAACATCTCAGGAGTCTACGAAGAATCCTCGACTTCAAGTAGAACTGGACAGGGCCTTGACTCACAGACTTCGAGTTCAGCGAAATCTTCTACAAGAGATGGCGAATTACATGGATCTTTTCAGATGAGCAATGCAG ATGATGAGCAGGTTTTAGTGACAGAGGAAGACTTTCCTGAGGTGAAAGTAGGTTTTCAG GAAACATTTTTAGGCCATAACAGTTCAATAAGTAGCTGTCGATTTTCTGCTTCTGGAACAAATATTGCTAGTTCATCGACTGATGGCACAGTGAG AATCTGGACATATGACTCATCAACACCATCATCTAAAAATGCCACTATATACTGTGGGGCTGAAGTCAGCACACTTTCTTGGGAATGCAGATCTGACCGCTTG CTGCTCATAGGCACAGCTAATGGAGGTATCAAAGCTTGGAATGCTGATGCAAAGAGAGTTGTTTGTGACCTGAGTACATCAAAAGATTTTCCAAG TGTGCTTGATTTGAAGTGTAGCCCTGTAGATCCTGTGTTCGTCTCTGCAGCTGCatcaagaag GCATGGATCAACTATATTTGACAGAACCGGATTTGCTTCCTTGACAGTATGGCATATGAAAACATGGAAGCCTCTG ACAGTCCTCCCTCTTGGTGAGGATCCACCTGCTATTACCTCTGTTTGCTTCAATCACAATGGGAAGATCCTGGCAGCCTCTGCAACAGATGGAATGATTCACATGTTTG ACATGTCTGCTGGTCTTCAAATCACTGGATGGCCTGCCCATGATTCCCCTGTTAGCTCAGTTCTTTTTGGGCCAGCTGAAACAAGCATCTTCAGTTTAGGCGCAGATGGAAAG ATATTTGAGTGGAGCTTGCACAATCAAGGTCAGATTCTTTGGTCAAGAGATTGCAGTAG GTTTTGCAACCCAGAGAGCTTTAGCAAACGCATGCATGAGGTAGCATTGGATTCTAATGGCAAGAGGCTCCTTGCTACGTCGGGTTTGGTCCGGGCCCCAATATACCAG GTGCAAGGTCACGAAAGTGGGCTGAGGACACTTCCTCATAGTGCACCTGTAACAAGTGTGGACTGGCATCCCACGCTGCCAATCTATGTTACAGGTTCTGCAGACCACTCTGTCCGGGTCACATCCATTCTGTGA